The following are from one region of the Quercus robur chromosome 1, dhQueRobu3.1, whole genome shotgun sequence genome:
- the LOC126714030 gene encoding uncharacterized protein LOC126714030, with the protein MLTAPDSGEDLFMYLSVSDHTVSAVLLKDRGVQQPMYYISKTLVDAETRYLPLEKLVLALVHATRKLPHYFQAYTVFVLTEYPLQSLLKRLDFTDRIAKWGTQLEFSPKNDRKIICNVENRPWKVFVDGASSAMGAGAGIVIITPEGIRLEHSFRLGFKASNNEAEYESFLTGLRTVLCLGARDVEVYSDSRLVVYQIQGSFKAWDSRMKAYLSAAKKIISKFGTVKVAQVGRAQNKHVDSLATLASSITEEVPWLIKVKLIRVPSIGMEDNCNSAGVDVIVISTTRPCWMNPIIDFLAKDKVPDDEKEAKKIRRVASQYWPSADCKLYRMSFGGPYLLCLHPEKVNELLSELHDEVCSGHVGGRSLAHRAMTQGFWWPQMQKDAAEYVRKCEQCQKHAPLIHKPTSRLSPVNSPWPFAQ; encoded by the exons ATGTTAACGGCCCCAGATTCCGGAGAAGATTTATTCATGTACCTCTCAGTGTCCGATCACACTGTAAGCGCTGTGTTGCTGAAGGACCGAGGAGTGCAGCAGCCGATGTATTACATAAGCAAAACCTTGGTAGATGCTGAGACGAGATATCTACCCTTGGAGAAGTTAGTGTTGGCTCTGGTACACGCAACAAGGAAGCTGCCGCATTACTTTCAGGCTTATACTGTGTTCGTCCTTACCGAGTATCCCCTGCAGTCATTGTTAAAAAGGTTAGACTTCACAGACCGAATAGCTAAGTGGGGGACTCAGCTAG AGTTCTCCCCCAAGAACGACAGGAAGATAATCTGTAATGTAGAGAATCGCCCATGGAAGGTGTTTGTGGACGGTGCTTCGAGTGCTATGGGGGCCGGAGCTGGAATTGTCATAATCACTCCAGAGGGTATACGACTAGAgcattccttcagattgggaTTCAAAGCCTCTAATAATGAGGCTGAATATGAGTCCTTTCTTACCGGATTGAGGACCGTTTTGTGCCTGGGCGCAAGGGATGTGGAGGTTTATTCGGattctcggctggttgtttatcagatccAGGGAAGCTTTAAAGCTTGGGACtctcgaatgaaagcttatttGAGTGCAGCTAAGAAAATCATTAGCAAGTTCGGGACAGTGAAGGTGGCCCAGGTAGGCCGAGCACAAAACAAACACGTTGACTCACTAGCCACGTTGGCCTCGTCAATTACCGAGGAGGTTCCTTGGCTTATCAAAGTAAAACTTATAAGGGTGCCAAGTATCGGTATGGAAGATAATTGTAACTCAGCCGGGGTCGACGTCATCGTGATTTCAACAACCAGgccatgctggatgaacccgatcatcgACTTCTTAGCCAAGGATAAGGTTCCAGACGATGAAAAAGAGGCTAAAAAGATTCGTCGAGTGGCTTCCCAGTATTGGCCGTCAGCAGATTGCAAATTGTACCGAATGTCTTTTGGAGGCCCGTACCTTTTATGCTTACATCCCGAGAAAGTAAATGAACTTCTGTCCGAGCTGCATGACGAGGTGTGTAGTGGTCATGTTGGGGGGCGTTCGTTAGCACACAGAGCGATGACTCAAGGATTTTGGTGGCCGCAAATGCAGAAAGATGCAGCAGAATATGTCCGGAAATGTGAACAATGTCAAAAACACGCTCCTCTGATCCACAAGCCAACAAGTCGTTTAAGCCCCGTCAATAGTccatggccatttgcacaatga
- the LOC126719541 gene encoding feruloyl CoA ortho-hydroxylase F6H1-3-like, with protein sequence MDPIVATPISESSNITDLVVTNGNGVKGLSEMGLKTLPKQYIQPVEERITVSNILPQESIPIIDMSNWDEQKVSESICDAAEKWGFFQIINHGVPIEVLENVKDATHRFFNLPAEEKRKFSKENSPSNSVRFGTSFSPEAEKALEWKDYLSLFYVSEDEASALWPSACKDQVLEYMRGSEPVIQRLLEALMKRINVKEIDETKESLLMGSKRINLNYYPICPNPELTVGVGRHSDVSTITILLQDDIGGLYVRGNNDSWVHVPPVSGSLVINVGDALQIMSNGRYKSIEHRVVASGSKNRISVPIFVNPRPCDMIGPFSEVLVGGEIALYKQVLYSDYVKHFFRKAHDGKNTIEFAKI encoded by the exons ATGGATCCAATAGTCGCAACACCTATCAGTGAGTCCTCAAATATCACTGACCTTGTCGTAACAAATGGCAATGGAGTAAAGGGTCTCTCAGAAATGGGACTCAAAACCCTCCCTAAGCAATATATCCAACCTGTAGAAGAAAGGATCACTGTGAGCAACATCTTGCCTCAAGAGTCTATACCCATCATAGATATGTCAAACTGGGACGAACAAAAAGTCTCAGAATCAATCTGTGATGCAGCAGAAAAGTGGGGTTTCTTTCAGATTATCAACCATGGAGTGCCCATTGAAGTGCTGGAGAATGTGAAGGACGCAACACATAGGTTCTTCAATTTGCCAGCTGAGGAGAAGAGGAAGTTTTCAAAAGAAAACTCACCTTCCAACAGCGTGCGGTTTGGCACAAGCTTTAGTCCTGAAGCAGAGAAGGCTCTTGAATGGAAAGATTACCTGAGCCTGTTTTATGTGTCCGAGGATGAGGCCTCTGCATTGTGGCCCTCTGCGTGCAA GGATCAAGTTCTGGAATATATGAGGGGGTCTGAACCAGTTATCCAAAGGCTATTAGAGGCACTAATGAAGAGGATAAATGTGAAAGAAATTGATGAGACAAAAGAATCTCTCTTAATGGGTTCAAAGAGGATTAACCTTAACTACTATCCTATATGTCCTAACCCTGAGCTCACCGTGGGAGTAGGTCGTCACTCTGACGTGTCAACCATTACTATCCTCCTTCAAGATGATATTGGTGGACTCTATGTGCGAGGAAACAATGATAGTTGGGTTCATGTTCCGCCTGTAAGTGGCTCCCTCGTGATCAATGTTGGTGATGCACTACAGATAATGAGCAATGGTCGATACAAGAGCATTGAGCATCGTGTGGTTGCTAGTGGAAGCAAGAATAGGATTTCGGTTCCTATTTTTGTTAATCCTAGGCCATGTGACATGATTGGTCCTTTTTCAGAAGTGCTTGTAGGGGGTGAGATAGCTTTATATAAGCAAGTTCTGTATTCAGATTATGTGAAACATTTCTTCAGGAAGGCTCATGATGGGAAGAACACAATTGAATTTGCAAAAATATGA